From Argopecten irradians isolate NY chromosome 2, Ai_NY, whole genome shotgun sequence, the proteins below share one genomic window:
- the LOC138314244 gene encoding uncharacterized protein, translating into MGMMTWRDMWALAVGDAPEFLHFHPILASICIYMLIMIFCYVLYQLSCLLPSFLQSYAFDFFTTTAFCSYPFGHAIMRQTYGGVGYMCAMVPLVFVSIQIFSKGKGSPLGYWMGFLQGTTSLWTMLTHIPVQILGGIASFSLGRYIYMLDFHESFASVVVSERCYTDMKATLATGFLLEMIGVTFDGWLGKQTLIKIPHVDLLLKLINVSIMVNLGVSFTGMYMHPAMASGLTFGCDGTEKWEHLLVYWVGPFLGCFFALKLNQFIKLPDWSGPQSKRQKSVDVKISNGAATRQNGTKSSAENYKKQLRKRKKRWY; encoded by the exons ATG GGCATGATGACTTGGCGCGATATGTGGGCTCTGGCGGTTGGTGATGCCCCGGAATTCCTACATTTCCACCCCATATTGGCTTCCATCTGCATCTACATGCTCATTATGATATTCTGCTACGTCCTCTACCAACTGTCCTGCCTCCTCCCTTCCTTCCTCCAAAGCTACGCCTTTGATTTCTTCACCACCACAGCCTTCTGTTCGTATCCTTTCGGCCATGCTATAATGCGACAGACATACGGTGGTGTCGGTTATATGTGTGCAATGGTGCCTTTAGTTTTCGTTTCCATACAAATATTTTCGAAAGGGAAGGGCTCCCCGCTTGGCTACTGGATGGGCTTTCTACAAGGAACTACCTCACTATGGACGATGTTAACGCACATCCCTGTACAGATCCTTGGCGGCATTGCTTCCTTTAGCCTGGGACGGTACATTTACATGCTTGACTTCCACGAATCCTTCGCCTCCGTTGTTGTCTCGGAGAGGTGCTACACTGATATGAAGGCAACTCTTGCTACAGGTTTCCTGTTAGAGATGATTGGTGTAACATTTGATGGCTGGCTTGGTAAACAGACTTTGATTAAAATTCCCCACGTTGACCTCCTACTCAAGCTCATCAATGTCAGCATTATGGTGAATTTAG GCGTGAGTTTTACCGGGATGTATATGCATCCAGCCATGGCCTCTGGTCTCACGTTTGGATGTGATGGCACAGAGAAATGGGAGCACCTGTTGGTGTACTGGGTCGGACCATTCCTTGGGTGTTTCTTTGCCTTGAAGCTTAACCAGTTCATCAAACTACCAGATTGGTCTGGCCCACAAAGTAAGAGACAGAAGTCGGTTGATGTCAAAATTTCCAATGGTGCTGCTACCAGACAGAATGGTACAAAGTCTTCAGCAGAAAATTACAAGAAGCAGCTACGAAAAAGGAAGAAGCGATGGTATTAA